The Vigna unguiculata cultivar IT97K-499-35 chromosome 6, ASM411807v1, whole genome shotgun sequence genome contains a region encoding:
- the LOC114187332 gene encoding probable F-box protein At4g22030: MSSLRVSILNNNPLHSSPSSSSFQRINCSINVPKLPKLPSSVPKVLASSTRSMVEEMGKFRVRDNYNSSFAEKNHTSKIMHDGDLYNTTNSQAVIQLYAILEAVADRIEMHTNVGEQRNNWNTLLLNSINMLTLTASTMAGVAGTGSCEGAPLLALKLSSALLFSAATGMLLATNKIQPSQLAEEQRNAARLFKQLQAQIQTTIAVGNPSESDVRGAMERVLALDKAYPMPLLGGAMLEKFPEKFEGARWWPQRRLNNEKAQMKGKSNNGWSVELEEEMREVVEVVKRKDMEDYERLGNIALKINKGLAISAPLLTGIAALGCLFSGDSLVPVVAGSLASVVNALEHGGQVGMVFEMYRNCGGFFQLLEETIEATIEEKDLEKRENGELFELKMALQLGRSVSQLRELASKSAAYRIEGREIDEFASKLF, from the coding sequence ATGTCTTCCTTACGCGTTTCCATACTAAATAATAACCCTTTACAttcttctccatcttcttcctctttccaGAGAATCAATTGTTCTATCAATGTCCCTAAACTACCTAAACTCCCCTCTTCAGTTCCCAAAGTGCTAGCATCATCTACCAGAAGCATGGTTGAGGAAATGGGAAAATTCAGAGTCAGAGACAATTATAACTCTTCTTTTGCGGAAAAGAACCATACCAGCAAAATAATGCACGATGGTGATCTTTACAACACTACAAATTCCCAGGCCGTTATTCAACTCTATGCAATCTTGGAGGCTGTGGCTGACAGAATTGAAATGCATACCAACGTTGGAGAACAACGTAACAATTGGAACACCCTCTTGTTAAACTCCATCAACATGCTAACGCTCACGGCTTCAACCATGGCTGGTGTTGCAGGCACGGGTAGTTGTGAAGGGGCACCACTTTTGGCTCTTAAACTATCATCTGCTCTTTTGTTTTCTGCAGCCACTGGGATGCTACTTGCTACCAACAAAATCCAGCCCTCACAGCTTGCCGAGGAACAAAGAAATGCTGCAAGGCTTTTTAAGCAGCTTCAGGCACAGATCCAAACCACAATCGCTGTTGGAAATCCCAGTGAAAGTGATGTGAGGGGTGCTATGGAGAGGGTTTTGGCGTTGGACAAAGCATATCCGATGCCTTTGTTGGGAGGAGCAATGCTTGAAAAGTTTCCTGAAAAGTTTGAAGGTGCTAGATGGTGGCCACAAAGAAGATTGAACAATGAGAAAGCACAGATGAAGGGTAAGAGCAATAATGGATGGAGTGTGGAGCTGGAAGAGGAAATGAGGGAGGTTGTTGAAGTGGTGAAGAGAAAAGACATGGAAGACTATGAGAGGTTGGGGAACATTGCTCTGAAGATAAACAAGGGTTTAGCTATTTCAGCACCTTTGCTCACAGGAATTGCTGCATTAGGGTGTTTGTTTTCAGGAGACTCATTAGTTCCTGTGGTAGCAGGGTCCTTGGCTTCGGTGGTGAATGCTCTTGAGCATGGAGGGCAAGTTGGAATGGTGTTTGAAATGTACAGAAACTGTGGTGGATTTTTCCAGCTTTTGGAAGAGACAATTGAAGCCACAATTGAAGAGAAAGACttggagaaaagagaaaacgGAGAACTCTTTGAATTGAAAATGGCCTTGCAATTGGGAAGAAGTGTATCACAGCTGAGAGAACTTGCTTCAAAATCTGCTGCATATCGCATAGAAGGGAGGGAGATAGATGAATTCGCCAGCAAACTCTTCTGA
- the LOC114187305 gene encoding probable F-box protein At4g22030, translating into MSSLKISSLLSTTFCSTSPSTIKSSIHLPNKLSIPLSVTPNLKPSRKLFEELNGFSHTIPILQDNPGNNSTTTTSTSSKATIVQLYALLEAVADRVEMHRNIGDQRDNWNTLLLNSVNMLTLTASAMVGLAASIGGGGAPLLALKLSSTLLFSASTGMLVVMNKIQPSQLAEEQRNATRLFKQLQSHIETTIAIGNLTEEDVKEAMERVLALDKAYPLPLLGAMVEKFPKKFEPAVWWPSAQKRMNSSKYQEGKNNGWNKGLEMELRNVLEVVKEKDMKDYERLGNMVLKINKSLAIAGPLLTGIAAVGSACVTEGSSWGAIVAVIGGALATTVNAFEHGGQVGMVSEMYRNCGGFFKQLENTIQDTMEEDEDQRENGELFEMKLALKLGRSLSQLRDLARKSAYSRIEGTTTDEFASKLF; encoded by the coding sequence ATGTCTTCcttaaaaatttcatctttgCTTTCTACTACCTTTTGCTCCACATCACCATCAACAATAAAATCCTCTATCCACCTCCCAAACAAACTTTCTATACCTCTTTCTGTCACACCAAACCTAAAACCAAGTAGAAAACTGTTCGAAGAGTTAAACGGTTTCTCCCACACAATCCCAATTCTCCAAGACAATCCAGGCAACaactccaccaccaccacctccacatCCTCAAAAGCCACCATTGTTCAACTATACGCACTTCTCGAAGCCGTGGCTGACAGAGTGGAGATGCATCGCAACATAGGCGACCAACGTGACAACTGGAACACGCTTCTGTTGAACTCCGTCAACATGCTCACACTCACCGCCTCCGCTATGGTCGGCCTTGCCGCCTCCATCGGCGGTGGCGGGGCGCCGCTGTTGGCTCTCAAACTATCCTCCACGCTCTTGTTCTCCGCCTCCACGGGGATGTTGGTGGTGATGAACAAAATACAGCCCTCACAGCTTGCCGAGGAGCAAAGAAATGCCACGAGGCTGTTCAAGCAGCTCCAGTCCCACATCGAAACAACGATAGCCATTGGAAACCTTACCGAGGAAGACGTGAAGGAGGCGATGGAGAGAGTTTTGGCCCTAGACAAAGCGTACCCACTTCCTTTGTTAGGAGCCATGGTTGAAAAATTCCCTAAGAAGTTTGAGCCAGCAGTGTGGTGGCCTTCAGCGCAAAAAAGAATGAACAGCTCAAAATACCAGGAAGGGAAGAATAATGGGTGGAATAAGGGGTTGGAAATGGAGCTTAGGAATGTTTTGGAAGTGGTGAAAGAAAAGGACATGAAGGACTACGAGAGGTTAGGAAACATGGTGTTGAAGATCAACAAGAGTTTGGCCATTGCAGGGCCTTTACTCACCGGCATTGCCGCTGTGGGATCAGCATGTGTGACGGAAGGTTCCTCATGGGGAGCTATAGTGGCAGTTATTGGAGGGGCATTAGCAACAACTGTTAATGCTTTTGAGCATGGAGGTCAAGTGGGGATGGTGTCTGAAATGTATCGAAACTGTGGTGGATTCTTCAAACAGTTAGAGAACACGATCCAAGACACGATGGAGGAAGATGAGGATCAAAGAGAGAATGGGGAGTTGTTTGAAATGAAGCTGGCTTTGAAATTGGGAAGGAGTTTGTCACAACTCAGAGATCTTGCTAGAAAATCTGCTTATTCCCGGATAGAGGGAACAACAACCGATGAATTCGCTAGcaaactcttctaa
- the LOC114188596 gene encoding glycine-rich cell wall structural protein-like, translating to MSGVLYLVVLVWGTFCASMSGVSHGMYVDGRNYADPNRWKAGHDNYCSYASWRGCGSFFGNGGSDSKNDEENVQGGGGGGGGGEGGGVGENGVGYGHGSGFGAGVSVGHDGGGGGGGGGGGGGGGGGSSNGIGYGGTGQGRGFGAGFGVGGVNGGQGGGGGGGGGEGEGVGNEGQGRGSGFGSGGGVGGIGGGGGGGGGGGGEGEGVGNQGQGHGSGFGEGGGMGGIGGGGGGGGGEGEGGGAGNEGHGHGSGYGAGGGMGGTGGGSGGGGGGGEGGGVGNGGQGHGSGFGAGEGMGGIGGGGGGGGGGGGVGNEGEGHGSGFGGGAGGGVAAVGMGGGGGGGGGGGGNGGEGYGNGFGAGVGSGVSGMGGGGGGGGGSGGGDGSEGEGHGYGSGYGGGGGGGGNEGYGHGSGFGGGMGMGGGGGREGDYYNKNGVNNGFGIGFGMGMGFGFGMGTSGAKVTTNQLDANHP from the coding sequence ATGAGTGGTGTTTTGTACTTGGTTGTACTTGTGTGGGGCACTTTTTGTGCTTCGATGAGTGGTGTTAGTCATGGGATGTATGTTGATGGTAGAAATTATGCTGATCCTAATCGATGGAAGGCTGGTCATGATAATTATTGCTCGTATGCAAGTTGGAGGGGTTGCGGCAGTTTCTTTGGAAATGGCGGTAGTGATTCTAAGAACGATGAAGAAAATGTACaaggtggaggtggtggtggtggtggaggagagGGTGGAGGTGTTGGTGAAAATGGCGTGGGGTATGGTCATGGTAGTGGATTTGGTGCTGGGGTAAGCGTTGGGCATGACGGAGGAGGAGGTGGAGGCGGCGGTGGCGGTGGTGGAGGCGGAGGCGGTGGCTCAAGTAATGGTATAGGTTATGGGGGAACCGGTCAAGGTAGAGGGTTTGGTGCTGGGTTTGGTGTAGGTGGGGTTAATGGAGGACAAGGGGGTGGGGGAGGAGGAGGTGGCGGTGAAGGTGAAGGAGTTGGCAATGAAGGACAAGGTCGTGGTAGTGGTTTTGGCTCAGGCGGAGGAGTAGGAGGCATAGGAGGAggtggaggtggtggaggtggaggtggaggtgaAGGTGAAGGAGTTGGCAACCAAGGGCAAGGTCATGGTAGTGGTTTTGGTGAAGGGGGAGGAATGGGCGGCATAGGaggaggtggaggtggaggtggaggtgaAGGTGAAGGTGGGGGAGCTGGCAATGAAGGACATGGTCACGGTAGTGGTTATGGTGCAGGTGGAGGAATGGGAGGCACAGGAGgaggtagtggtggtggtggaggtggaggtgaAGGTGGAGGGGTTGGCAATGGAGGGCAAGGGCATGGTAGTGGTTTTGGTGCAGGTGAAGGAATGGGAGGCATAGGAGGAGGTGGGGGAGGAGGTGGGGGAGGTGGTGGTGTTGGTAACGAAGGAGAAGGTCATGGTAGTGGTTTTGGTGGAGGTGCAGGTGGAGGTGTAGCAGCAGTTGGCatgggaggaggaggaggaggaggtggtggtggtggtggaaatGGAGGTGAAGGCTATGGAAATGGCTTTGGCGCAGGTGTTGGTAGTGGTGTGAGTGGTATGggaggaggtggtggtggtggcggtggaAGTGGGGGTGGAGATGGCAGTGAAGGAGAAGGTCATGGCTATGGTAGTGGTTAcggtggaggtggaggtggaggtggtAATGAAGGTTATGGTCATGGTAGTGGGTTTGGAGGTGGCATGGGCATGGGTGGAGGCGGAGGCAGAGAAGGAgattattataacaaaaatggTGTTAACAATGGGTTTGGAATTGGATTTGGCATGGGCATGGGTTTTGGTTTCGGCATGGGAACAAGCGGAGCAAAGGTCACCACCAATCAACTTGATGCCAACCATCCTTAG
- the LOC114187378 gene encoding aminomethyltransferase, mitochondrial-like yields MRGGLWRLGQSMTRRLGHGDKKSVAFRYFSNEAELKRTVLYDFHVANGGKMVPFAGWSMPIQYKDSIMDSTVNCRENGSLFDVSHMCGLSLKGKDSVQFLEKLVIADVAGLAPGAGSLTVFTNEKGGAIDDSVITKVKDDHIYLVVNAGCRDKDLAHIEDHMKAFKAKGGDVSWHIHDERSLLALQGPLAAPVLQHLTKEDLSKMYFGEFRVLDINGVQCFLTRTGYTGEDGFEISIPSENAVDLAKAILEKSEGKIRLTGLGARDSLRLEAGLCLYGNDLEQHITPIEAGLTWAIGKRRRAEGGFLGADVILKQLEEGPKIRRVGFFSSGPPPRSHSEIQDEGGNNIGEITSGGFSPCLKKNIAMGYVKSGLHKAGTKVQIIIRGKSNEGVVTKMPFVPTKYYKPS; encoded by the exons ATGAGGGGGGGCTTGTGGCGACTTGGGCAATCGATGACTCGCCGTCTTGGCCACGGTGATAAGAAGAGTGTTGCTTTTCGGTATTTTTCCAATGAAGCGGAGCTGAAAAGAACAGTACTTTATGATTTCCATGTGGCTAATGGAGGGAAGATGGTGCCATTTGCTGGATGGAGCATGCCGATTCAATACAAGGACTCAATCATGGACTCAACCGTGAACTGTAGGGAGAATGGTAGCCTTTTTGATGTTTCTCATATGTGCGGGCTAAGCCTCAAAGGAAAGGACTCTGTCCAATTCCTTGAAAAGCTTGTTATTGCTGATGTTGCTGGGCTTGCCCCTGGAGCTGGTTCACTCACTGTCTTCACAAATGAAAAAGGAGGGGCAATTGATGATTCAGTGATTACCAAGGTGAAAGATGACCACATATACTTGGTTGTGAATGCTGGGTGTAGGGATAAAGATCTGGCTCATATTGAGGACCATATGAAGGCCTTCAAGGCAAAAGGTGGTGATGTGTCATGGCACATCCATGATGAAAGATCTCTTCTTGCTCTGCAG GGTCCCCTTGCTGCTCCAGTTCTTCAACACCTGACAAAAGAGGACTTAAGCAAGATGTACTTTGGGGAATTCCGTGTGTTGGACATCAATGGTGTGCAATGCTTTCTCACAAGGACAGG GTATACTGGGGAAGATGGATTTGAAATATCAATTCCCTCGGAGAATGCAGTGGATCTTGCGAAGGCAATTCTAGAAAAATCTGAAGGGAAGATAAGACTGACAGGATTAGGTGCTAGAGATAGTCTTCGTCTTGAAGCTGGATTGTGTTTATATGGCAACGACTTAGAACAACACATTACACCGATTGAAGCAGGACTGACATGGGCCATAGGGAAGAGAAGGAGAGCAGAAGGGGGTTTTCTAGGAGCTGATGTTATACTAAAACAGCTTGAAGAAGGTCCTAAGATAAGGCGTGTTGGTTTCTTTTCTTCTGGCCCTCCTCCTAGAAGCCACAGTGAGATTCAAGATGAAGGAGGAAACAACATTGGGGAAATCACCAGTGGCGGATTCAGCCCTTGCCTCAAGAAGAACATTGCCATGGGATATGTAAAATCAGGATTGCACAAGGCAGGCACCAAAGTACAGATCATTATTCGAGGAAAGTCCAATGAAGGAGTTGTCACAAAGATGCCATTTGTACCAACAAAATACTATAAGCCCTCCTGA
- the LOC114189180 gene encoding LOW QUALITY PROTEIN: probable F-box protein At4g22030 (The sequence of the model RefSeq protein was modified relative to this genomic sequence to represent the inferred CDS: deleted 1 base in 1 codon) has product MASIQTSSLLSCSSLSSRKTINAAIHVPKLPRFDVSLPKIRTIKKAEELKPRLPEKNTQLHDYIDEQQHSANSDALVQLYAILEAVADRVEMHNNIGEQRDNWNTLLLNSINMITLTATTMAGVAATCGAGAPLLALKLSSALLFSAATGMLLIMNKIQPSQLTEEQRNACRLFRNLQSEIETTIALGNPNEDDVKGAMMRVLALDKAFPLPLLGGAMLEKFPEKFEPAVWWPSKVGEGKGKSQRMGKRNGWSEELEMEMREVIEVVKRKDSEDYERLGNIALKINKSLAIAGPLLTGIAAAGSAFVGNDSWLSLVPLMAGSLGAVVNSFEHGGQVGMVFEMYRASGGFFKMLETCVESTLEEEDLERRENGELFEMKMALKLGRSVSQLGNLLLNQLLIAWKECLK; this is encoded by the exons ATGGCTTCCATACAAACCTCGTCTCTACTTTCTTGTTCTTCCTTGTCTTCGAGGAAAACAATAAATGCTGCAATCCACGTCCCAAAACTCCCAAGATTTGATGTTTCACTGCCAAAGATACGTACTATAAAGAAGGCTGAGGAATTGAAACCAAGATTGCCAGAAAAGAATACGCAGCTGCACGATTATATTGATGAACAACAGCATTCTGCAAACTCTGATGCCCTTGTCCAACTCTATGCAATCCTCGAAGCTGTGGCCGACAGGGTTGAAATGCACAATAACATTGGCGAGCAACGTGATAACTGGAACACGCTGCTTTTGAACTCCATCAACATGATTACACTCACTGCAACAACCATGGCGGGTGTTGCAGCCACGTGTGGAGCGGGTGCACCACTTTTGGCTTTGAAGCTTTCTTCTGCGCTGTTGTTTTCAGCCGCCACCGGGATGTTACTCATCATGAACAAGATCCAGCCGTCTCAACTCACGGAGGAACAACGGAATGCTTGTAGATTGTTCAGGAACCTTCAGAGCGAAATCGAAACCACAATTGCACTTGGGAACCCTAACGAGGATGATGTGAAGGGTGCAATGATGAGGGTTTTGGCGCTTGACAAAGCTTTTCCACTTCCCTTGTTGGGAGGAGCCATGCTTGAGAAATTCCCTGAGAAGTTTGAGCCTGCCGTGTGGTGGCCTTCCAAAGTTGGCGAGGGAAAAGGAAAGTCACAGAGAATGGGAAAAAGGAATGGATGGAGTGAGGAACTAGAAATGGAAATGAGAGAGGTTATTGAGGTGGTGAAGAGAAAAGACAGTGAGGACTATGAAAGGCTTGGGAACATAGCGTTGAAGATTAACAAGAGCTTGGCCATTGCAGGTCCTTTACTCACAGGAATTGCAGCAGCAGGATCTGCATTTGTAGGCAATGATTCATGGTTGTCATTAGTGCCTCTGATGGCTGGGTCATTGGGTGCAGTAGTTAACAGTTTTGAGCATGGAGGGCAAGTAGGCATGGTTTTTGAAATGTACAGAGCCTCTGGTGGGTTCTTCAAGATGCTGGAAACCTGTGTTGAATCAACTTTGGAAGAGGAAGATTTGGAGAGAAGAGAAAATGGGGAGCTGTTTGAAATGAAGATGGCTTTGAAGTTGGGAAGAAGTGTGTCACAACTG GGGAACTTGCTTCTAAATCAGCTTCTTATCGCATGGAAGGAGTGTTTGAAATAG